A region of the Leucobacter komagatae genome:
GCCCGTGCCGGGTCGGCGTTCCCGGCGCGCGGGGACTGCGTGCGTTCATGCCTTCAAGTCTACGGTCAGGGCTAGCGCGTGTAGACCGTCAGCTCGCCAGTGTGCTCCGCGCGCGGCATGACCGGGTAGCCCGCGAGCGAGCCGCTGCCGAGCATGCGCACGCCGGCGTGCACCGGCTTCGTGCTCGTGATCGTGCGCTTCCCGTCGCCCGGGATAGCGACGGCCGCGCCAGCCGGCACCGAAACGGTTTGCGCGGTGCCGCCCTCGACGGTGACCTCGGCGGCTTCGGCGCCCGTGTTCGCAACGATCAGCGTGCCGCCCTGCGCGATGGGGGCCGCGGTCGCCACGCCGTCAGCGATCTCCGGTGCGGGCGCGAACCACTGGAAGTCGTGCGTCTCGCCCGAGTTCGCTGCGCCCTCGGCGGCCGCGAACACCGGCACCTCGGACTCAACAACGACTGCCGTCGCGTCGTGCGGCCACGCCTCGACGGCGAGGCTGCCGACGACGCGCGGCTCAAGCTCGAGCTCTCCGAGGGCGGTGCGGGTGCCCTTCGCGTCGATCGCGAAGACGCTCGCTTTGCCCGCGGTCTCGCCCGGCGCGATCGCGTTCACGAGCACCGGGAAGCGGTCGGCGGGGCCAGTATCGGTCGGGATCGCCTCGTGATCATGCGCGTCCTCGTTAGTGACGCCAGGGATCACCTGGGTGGTCGCGGGCTGCAGCTGCCGCGTGACGACGGAGGCCCCGACAGGGACGATTCCGTCAACGCGCGCGACCCCGAGGCTCGCCGCGACGGGCGCGCCGGTGCTCGTGACGCGCACCGCGAGGCGCTCGCGATTCGGCGCGTAGCCATTCAACGAGACGATCTGCTCGGCGTTCGGCGCAACGATGACGCCGGAGGTCTGCACGGCGTCGATCTCCCCGGCCTCGTCGAACACGGTGATCTGCACGGTCGCGGGTACCTCGCTCGCGTTGCCGAGGCTGAGCGTCGTCGACAGCCCGAGCGTGCTGCCACCGCCGACGAGCCACTGCTCGTTCACCGGCTCGACGCAGGTACTCGCAACGGTGCCGGAGAGCGACGGCGACGACAGCTTCTGGCTTTGCACGGCGGCGATTGAGGCTTCCGCTTCGCCCGTGAGCACGCGCGCGCCGCTCGCGTTCGCGCCACCCTCGCCTCCTCCAGCAAGGGTGCGCAGCTCGCCGTCTCCGCTCACCAGCACGCCGGCCTCGCCGACGGGAACGGCAACGTCGGGGCGCGAGGGGTCAGACCCGAGCTCTGCAAACGCGCCAGCGCAGACGATGTTGCGTTCGCCGGCCTGCGTCGTGCTCACCGACACCGCGTGCGGCGCGCGCTCGACGGTGGGCAGCGTGACGGTGCCGAGCAGCAGCACGCCGACCGCGGCGGCGCCGGTGATGGCCAGGCCGGTCAGGGCGCGGGCCCCGCCGCGCACGAACTTCTCGCTCTTGCTCATCTACTTCGCCTCCTCAGCTGGGTCTTCGGTGCCGTCGGGCTTATCAGTGTCTTCTGGCGCCTCCGGGGTTTCGGGAGCCTCCGTGGTTGCCGGCGCCTCAGACCGATCCGTCTCCACAGGCTCGGCAGGCTCCGCAGATTCACCAGGCTCGGCGGGCGCCTCAGACTCGGCCGGCACCTCAGGCTCAGCAGATTCAGCAGATTCAGCAGGCTCAGCCGGCACCTCAGGCTCGGCCGGCACCTCAGGCTCAGCGACTTCGTCGAGCGCGACCGGCGCGGCCCCCGCCGTCACCGACGCGGCGGCGCGCTGCTTGTCCTTGTGGCCCTTGCGCTTGCGCGCGCGCTTCGGGCGCTTGCGCCGCTCTGGCCGTTCGACGACCTCGCCCGTAGGAAGCGCGAGCAGCAAGATCGCGAAGAGCAACACGAGCTGCGTGACCCACACGGTCTGCCCGCCGAACGAGGTGCCAACGAGCGCGGCGGACTCGTCGCCAACAGGCTCGCGGCCCGTCGCCGCGTCAGAGACCCGCCACAGCAGCCCCTGGTCGGTCGTGCCAATGCTTGCGAGCTCGGGGTGCTGGTCGAGCGTGCGCTGCAGCTCGGTCTCGGCCGTTGGCTCGTTGCCCGAGCGCAGCAGCACGTAGCTCACGCGCTCGGAGTTGAGTGCCTCGCTGACGCTGCCGCCGCCGATGCTCGCGAGAGCCCCAACGAGCTCCGCGAGCGAGCGGTCAGCGTCCGTCGGCTCGGCGAGCACCGTGGAGGTGCGGATGTCGTCAAGCTCGAGGCCCTCACCTGTCACAATCTGCGCGCGCAGGGCCTGGGCCCCGTCTGCGCTCACCACGAGGGTGC
Encoded here:
- a CDS encoding DUF5719 family protein; protein product: MSKSEKFVRGGARALTGLAITGAAAVGVLLLGTVTLPTVERAPHAVSVSTTQAGERNIVCAGAFAELGSDPSRPDVAVPVGEAGVLVSGDGELRTLAGGGEGGANASGARVLTGEAEASIAAVQSQKLSSPSLSGTVASTCVEPVNEQWLVGGGSTLGLSTTLSLGNASEVPATVQITVFDEAGEIDAVQTSGVIVAPNAEQIVSLNGYAPNRERLAVRVTSTGAPVAASLGVARVDGIVPVGASVVTRQLQPATTQVIPGVTNEDAHDHEAIPTDTGPADRFPVLVNAIAPGETAGKASVFAIDAKGTRTALGELELEPRVVGSLAVEAWPHDATAVVVESEVPVFAAAEGAANSGETHDFQWFAPAPEIADGVATAAPIAQGGTLIVANTGAEAAEVTVEGGTAQTVSVPAGAAVAIPGDGKRTITSTKPVHAGVRMLGSGSLAGYPVMPRAEHTGELTVYTR